Part of the Mangifera indica cultivar Alphonso chromosome 4, CATAS_Mindica_2.1, whole genome shotgun sequence genome, ACACAAACATGTGGATTTATAAGCATCTTTAAAGGCATACACCAGGGTATGGGCATATCAGGCAAAGTAAAAGCAAGTATCAGAAAAATGAATTATAGATTTAAGAAGCAAAATCAAAATACCATCCCAACCAAATGGAGCAGGATCCTTCTCCCATTTCTTATATTTTGCCTCTGCTGCCTCTTGCGTATCTAGCATATGTGCCTTGGTCATATCCAAACCATTTGAATCTAGAAGTTTGCCTATCTTTTTCTTCCTCTCCTCAAGCCATTTTTGTTTAGAGATGCCCCTAGATTCCTGAGGAGATtccattcttttcttttcagcAACCATTGCTGTTTGATTCGCTTTTCTTGCCTCATTCTGCAACAATGCAACAAACACTGTTGattacaaattaattcaacAGTGATTATAAACAATAGCAGCACAGAAcagtttattttttgaaataccaatcaaattagaaaaaattgactaataattattgatttaacaGAAACCTACCATCTTAAGCCTCAAGTCAAACAACCTTTTTTGCCTTCCTGTAAGCTTTGTAATGTCTCCTTCCAAACTCTCCTCAGCTGGTTGGTCATGGTCACTATGTGAATGTTCCTCAAAATTTGGTCTTTCATCATTGAAATGGGCAACCGTGTCAGGAGTAGATGTGTTGGATTGACTGCTGCCACCACTGACTGGCACTTCTGAAATTGTGCAAAATCTAAGGTTTAGGTATAGATGAAAATACAAGCAGTTAACATAACTGAATATATACTTGAactatcaaataataatttcactctcTGGTAttcctttaaataaaaaaagaattgaaatagAAAATGTTTTAGATGAAAGCAGAGATCTttagataagaaaagaaaaaacttggaTTCAAGGAGTAACTAATTTGACCCAGCATTTAGAATTCTTATGTCCAAATAAAAATGACAccttaaaaaacttaattatcgATAAATTTGAGGATGAACACAAGCTTTTCTCAATCCTATATTAATAGTTTTTGCTGGACATCATGCAGTAAAAAATGAGCAAGTATACTATCTCACACTTTTGTGGTAAAGCCAAAAATGAACAACCAACAGAAGCAACATAAATAAATCCTTATAGACAAAAAATCATTTCTAAACTAGAAACATGAATTGTTAGTTCAGATGACTCATAAACAGAATCCAAAAAAATATACCCGTTTCTTTTTTACCCATTTGCATCTTTGCTTCAGCAATTTTTCTGAAGCAATATTCCACACATTCATGGTATGGATTTGATGCATTAATACAGTCTGGGTGAACTCTTCTTTCTTCCTCCATCTTTTGCACTAACTGCAGCCCTTTCTATACAACTCTAATTACCTGCACGGCACAATACAATGACGAGATTAAGCCTTAGTGATCAAAACTCTTAATATAACTTCCCAAAAAAAATCACAAGTGGGACAagctgaaaataaaataaacagcATATATAAGAATGATATGATTTAATGTGTAATGGGCAATGCCCATGATGTGTTCACATCCTGCCTAATACTTTTCTGACCTACTttccatttttttctaaatcttaTTTTACACtccaaaattcaattaaagtttATACCTTTACATTATAAGTCGAAATAACTTCAGAGCTTCACCTAACACTtacaaaaaatacataataaatattcaGCTAAAATCTAACAATTCGCGTAACCCTAAAATTTGATTACAAAGTAATATGATACGTGCTACTTGATTCTTGAATAACGAGTAACAAGCAGTACATGTGATTAGGTTATTCGTATTCCGTCATAACCAAAAAAAGGCATAATCTTTagtatctttatttatttatttcctcaAGTTTCTACGCAACCAAACGACCATAATAATGAAAATCGAATTGAAAAAGATAATAGACACTTACCTGTGCCTTCTATTCTGAGCTGTGCCTCAAGGGTTTTGTTTGGGTAAAGAGAAAATAGCAAAGAAATTTTGAGACTAAAGGATGAATGAGAGACATAAGAATTTTCTTTCAGACGGCACAAATAAACCGGTTCATATCCGAGTCCATTTAGGTTTCGGAGTAGacaattgtatatttaatttttttcccccCTCTGTTTCAGGTTAATATTTgacatcaaattattattaaaatttaagaaatgtaaaatcttaattttgtcagataaaaatatttatattttaattaaaataataaaaaaatacagtgATAATAAGatagtaatttaaaaataattaatttcataatttcacaatatataaaatataataatttatagactAATCCTTCgataacatttaaataaaataatattttaataatattttattattattaatcaaatacaataattatttataaattaaaattttttattaatattatataaatttatagtcAATATTCTTTcagaatatacatatttataacactctttcatttttctaataAGAGACTATACAAACTAATCCCATCCGGAAAATCCAAATTTAGAATGTGAAAacactatacatatatataaataaaataaattattacttttatattatctcataattatatctttgtttcacatgaaaaataataattaatacaaatcaCAATAACCTTAGAACTTATGACAGATTTTAGCACTCATAGAGTCGCTTGTATTCCCAAGCGCAGAGGCTATACAGACATAAGCACACCCTCAAAACTCCCAAATGTATACAACATCAATTCAAATTACTACATATCCACCCTATTTTAGTACCAGtccaatcaaaatcaattacatACTTAACTTAGTGCATCCAACCACTACTATTAAGCAATAAGAACAAACAACTGAGTCATTACACTAGAAATTCTAGTTTTGCAGATAATCTGCCAGGGGCTTGTTTTTCAGCGTTTCGACTTTGGACCGTGTAGATTCCAGGGTTTTGTCTAGCTCAGAAGATTCTGATTCAAGTTCGTGCAAGCGGGTTTTAGTTTCGGCAACAAGAGCCTTGGCAGCTTCATATTCTTTTTCCTTGAGAGCTAAATCTTGCATTTGGGATTCTAGTTCTATCCTTGTTGATGCCAAGAGATTATCACAGGTAAGTTTTGCTCTTTCAATGGTTTGGTGCCGATTGGTAAGCTCAATGGCTTCTGAAATCTCCCTGAGAATATCACGCAGCCAATCGACATCAATTTGTGCAGATTCAACATCTTTAACAACAGCTAACATTTCCTTGACTTTGGCTTTGGTAATCTGCATGAAGGAAGTTGCTTGCAGTTCTTGAACCACGGCGCAAAGGCATTCTAAATAGTACGCACGCATGGAATTTGACTTTAATTGACAGTTTGCTGCTATGTCTCCGTATTTGTCCAAGATTGTCTGCAAAATGGGGGAAACACTTGCTTTCACTTGGTATTTTCCTACCGAGACACAGGAATCTGAAATTACAGATTCTGCATCATCGCTATCACTGTCTTCTTCAACATCATTGACACCTAAGAAACTAAAGTTCCTAGACCTAATAGGTGATCTAGCAATGTCTTCTCCAATACCCCCACCCTTCGGGAAGGCATTATGCTTCTCATCCTTTTCAAGTTTGGCTGGTGGTTCTTCATCAGCAGCAGGAACAATCTCCTTTGGAGGATCTTTGGACCTATTATTCTGTTAGAGAAGAGGATGCAGATGAGACAAATAGATGTCAATAACAGATTACTGATCCATCCAACATAACATGATAGAAAGTGAGAGAGAAGGACAAGCACCATTCCGATATTCCCAGATGGAGGTATTGATTGAGTGGATTTAATTTGCTCTTTGCTGAAAGAATTATCTTGAGGATAAATTTCAGCAGAATATTGTTCAGAAGAAAAGGACTCATCATTTCCTGAATCAGCCTTTTTCTTCGGATTATGTTCAGAATGAGTATTTCTAGCATCAGGATCAATGCCAGAAAAAGAGCCATCTTGAGGAGAATTTGGTTGACTTGCATATGCTTTCTTTTTCCGACCAAAGCTCCAGGAGCCTGCAATGAGAAACGGACCATGTTAGAAGTCACACATCAAAGTGGTGGTGCACTGCAGATTGAAAATTATCCTCCATGAGGTGGACTCCCCAATTTTGTCAATCAGGAAAATTAGATATGATTATCTCTGAATGGCTTTCTGAAGTACatgtaatttaaataaactagtattctttatttcatttcctttccCAACTCTCTGCAAATCTACAAAACAATTAAGAATttgaagaataagaagaaagtTATTAATTCATTCTCGGCAGAAAAAGCTTCCAGCATACAATCTATATCCCCACTTAATTTAAATGACATTCCAATAACCAGAAAACATCTAAAACTTCTAGTGAAAGCCTACTTGTTCTGATTTCAGGGCCACACTTATTTATATTGAGACAAAAATCCCACAACGATTGCAATGCATTGACAAAGCTCTAAAACTGCAAGCTTTCTAGACCTTACAACCCTGGCATCTaagaaaattagatttgaatccTCAACCTCTTTATTGGGTTTTTACCACTAACGGTTATACTTTCAGTGTAACAAGGAGTATAGAATTGATAAAGGGTATCTTTGCCAGagacaaaatattcattttccCAAAAGTCACTCTTAATTCAGACTACAAGAGAACTTAACAAAATTATGCATTAGCAGATTTCCATCATTCTATTGGAATCCATAGAGggatgaaaaaaagaaaaagtgaaaatatcAAGTatgatcaaaattattttgaacaaACTGATGAGAAGCAGAATACAATtgaacatagaaaaaaaaataaagacctGATTCTTTTTTAACCCCCAGAGCATTGACCTCGCCATTTCTGTACATGCAATAGTCACCACATTCGTGGTAAGGATTAGATGCTTTAGGACAATTTGGATGCACTTTTCTCTGTTCATCCTTCTTTTTGGTAACTGCAACGTCCCTTATACCATTGTGATTATctaaaagaaagggaaaaattcaaaaacttctAATTCCAATATCATTATCACCTTGCCAgtcctttatatttcaattttcatatgCAAATACTCTagcaaaaatttcaaatgaGATTTACCAATAGGTCACGATTaccaaaacttaaataaaaccCACCTAACAATTCCCTATCAATAAGCATCCTTCCAGAATGATAcgtgtaattttttaaaaaaaaaaaaaactaaggggtcgtttggtttcagtttttgaatattaccttgataatctatcttttattcctttatttggtttgtcagcaataaaatattacagtaatcttctattaccaatgctaacgtgataggtaatataggtggtaatctgattaccactttcaccttaagtatttaaagattaccaaggtaatcttgattttattataattatattattatttattaattttttgagacaaaaataaatttatttttaattaatatgacaaataatataaaaactatttaaaaatacttatatttaagggcatttaagtaaaataatttactagtaattttttattacctttaaccaaacataataattatttatacctatcaaattttatcaaacatactaatcatttatacccagtaatcttctaagtaatttatctttaaggtaatctttttattttggtaataaaacattacccaaaccaaacgccccctaaaagTAGGTAATAGTTTCACCTAGATCTTCTTTCAGATTTAATAAACAAGAACTAGATTAGTGTAAATCATGCAAATGTTTTAGAATCACAAAAGTAATGGAAGCTTATGGAAGGTCGCCCTGGGGGTAGGACGTCTACAGAACTCAAATATAAAGTGAGTATATATACACTAATCAATGTCGATAGAACAAAGTACATAAATAGCATAAAAATTGCTGCTAGTCAAGAACAAAACAGATATTGACAAATGAGGGCAATAGAATTCTACCTCCAAGAAGTTAAATAAATTCAGCAAACATATAGGGAAAACAAGATATGATAAactgtaatataaatataacataacatgattgaaaaacaaatcGAGTACctatcaaattcaaaccatttCCTAAAAACTGGAAACCAGAAACTGAAAAGGTTCTCATCTATGTCTATACTTAGAAGTAGAGTCCGTAAGGAAGCATATAAAACGCAATCGCCAAGTTTCAAtacatcaaacaaaacaaagcaatCTATGGAGTATCACTTTCCCAAAAAACCAATGCTGTGAAAATAAAGTCTGCTGACTAAGGAAGTTGCGCTGCCTCATAACAATAACAAATCTAAGAAACTTAAAGATCATTAATCAACTGTAATCTCTAGAAATATAGCACAATAATAGAACAGATGAACAAAAAATACCTGCAACCAATAACTATACTTACCCaacttctttttttccttctgtCCCTGTCCCTGAGCAATCTTTTCCAAGCAGTACATACCACACTCATGGTAAGGATTATTAGCGTTCACACAATTCGGGTGAACTCTCCCGTTTTGAGCCATGCCCCAGTTGAGATTGCTCAACCTGCAAATcctaataattaataaaacaaccAGCTCCAAATCAAGATAAGTTTCTTATCCAATCACAATAACCCCATATTGTTCAATCCTAAAAAGTCCTTTCTTTGACTGAATATAATACTGCAAACAAAtccaacaaaattatttttcctattgAACTTCACCTTAAACAAAATTCTTCTTGAAACAGACTGGAGATTAGGTAATCAATATACAAACTCCGTAAACAAAATCACTGCCTAATGGCCGCAAATTTTCACatccaattgaaaaaaaaaaaaatctaaactaaaATAAGAATGAATAGACCAATTCAAAAGCAATCCTTTGACAGAAAAACTGAACCTTTTTCCTagaaacaacacaaaaaaagactcataaaaattaagaaagattAAGTACTGATTATTCAATCAACGGAAAACACAAACTTAAACATACCCAGGATACCAAAACTTTCATGCAACAATAGAAcacaaaaaaaggaagaagaattgAGAGAGAAAAGCTTACCCTGATCAGCTTTGTGAAAGAGGTTCTTGGAAAAATGGCTTGTCCGtttctttgtttaatttttcaacCGGAGAGATGTGGAAAGATGgactttctttccttctttcacTTTCTAGAGGGTGCATTAAATTGACCAAACGCACTACTATATTATCATTCATTAAGGAGTTCTTGGGATATTCGCAAGCGTTGACCGCTGGCCGGGGCATCTTTTTAAAAACCAATTGTTTAATTAGCTTAATAATGGCCGTAACCTCACAAGTTAACCCCATAAACTCaactcattaataaaacatGGCGGACGGGAGATGAGCGTTGTGAGTTATGAATTGACTCGCCTACAACTTGGACTTTTAACGGTCTCCTGCAGAGCGGAAGATTCTGGACTCCTGTGATTTCGGTGACATCATAATCTCCCCccaattttattttgactatcattaaattgatatttcatttgaattatttttttattattgatattattttattttatttattaaatattataattataatttttggaacaaaaatattttattttaaaatttttatataatttatatttttaaaaaaatctatttattcgtattaataatatatattatattatataatatatttattaaattttttatttaatatattatataatatttttattttttatttatattatatttcgtCTAATATTAAGAACTATGAGTAAGATCATAAACTTCTCTTCGATATGCGGGGATCTAGGTGTTAGTTTTGAAACAAACAGGGATCTTTCAGGAATAAGAGTTGTGCGAATTCAGTTTAACTCTAGACGGCTGCTGCCAACTACCCAATCCAGTTGTGCGATTGAGGCAGCTGGTTGGCCCACACGTGGACCACATTTACTTTCATTGAGTGCTTTTCACTTTGTATGTTAATTGTGAAAAACACGCGATCTAATTAATTACCAATAAATGggagattaattaattaattagttaattaactaactaaataaatattattgcaTATGTCGTAAGGATAAACGaggaatcaaattaattataaaaaattttcacaattttcttaaaatacaatttatctaataataattaaaaattgtgtCGGCCTCTTTCAGCCGTCTCCGGTTCATAGAAAATTCtactgaaaaaattaaaatagaatcattatttttttaacgtTTTATGTGAGGTTTCTTTGTTTCACATTTTAcatgat contains:
- the LOC123212711 gene encoding pre-mRNA-splicing factor syf2-like isoform X1; its protein translation is MEEERRVHPDCINASNPYHECVEYCFRKIAEAKMQMGKKETEVPVSGGSSQSNTSTPDTVAHFNDERPNFEEHSHSDHDQPAEESLEGDITKLTGRQKRLFDLRLKMNEARKANQTAMVAEKKRMESPQESRGISKQKWLEERKKKIGKLLDSNGLDMTKAHMLDTQEAAEAKYKKWEKDPAPFGWDVFNQKTLYNAYKKRTKNVEVDLEEYNRLKEADPEFYRDASSLQYGKAPKVSEDKVERMVKELKDQEEKRKSFSRRRRFHEEKDIDSINDRNEHFNKKIERAFGKYTLEIKNNLERGTALPD
- the LOC123214148 gene encoding uncharacterized protein LOC123214148 isoform X2 → MAQNGRVHPNCVNANNPYHECGMYCLEKIAQGQGQKEKKKLGSWSFGRKKKAYASQPNSPQDGSFSGIDPDARNTHSEHNPKKKADSGNDESFSSEQYSAEIYPQDNSFSKEQIKSTQSIPPSGNIGMNNRSKDPPKEIVPAADEEPPAKLEKDEKHNAFPKGGGIGEDIARSPIRSRNFSFLGVNDVEEDSDSDDAESVISDSCVSVGKYQVKASVSPILQTILDKYGDIAANCQLKSNSMRAYYLECLCAVVQELQATSFMQITKAKVKEMLAVVKDVESAQIDVDWLRDILREISEAIELTNRHQTIERAKLTCDNLLASTRIELESQMQDLALKEKEYEAAKALVAETKTRLHELESESSELDKTLESTRSKVETLKNKPLADYLQN
- the LOC123214148 gene encoding uncharacterized protein LOC123214148 isoform X1, which gives rise to MAQNGRVHPNCVNANNPYHECGMYCLEKIAQGQGQKEKKKLDNHNGIRDVAVTKKKDEQRKVHPNCPKASNPYHECGDYCMYRNGEVNALGVKKESGSWSFGRKKKAYASQPNSPQDGSFSGIDPDARNTHSEHNPKKKADSGNDESFSSEQYSAEIYPQDNSFSKEQIKSTQSIPPSGNIGMNNRSKDPPKEIVPAADEEPPAKLEKDEKHNAFPKGGGIGEDIARSPIRSRNFSFLGVNDVEEDSDSDDAESVISDSCVSVGKYQVKASVSPILQTILDKYGDIAANCQLKSNSMRAYYLECLCAVVQELQATSFMQITKAKVKEMLAVVKDVESAQIDVDWLRDILREISEAIELTNRHQTIERAKLTCDNLLASTRIELESQMQDLALKEKEYEAAKALVAETKTRLHELESESSELDKTLESTRSKVETLKNKPLADYLQN
- the LOC123212711 gene encoding pre-mRNA-splicing factor syf2-like isoform X2, translated to MEEERRVHPDCINASNPYHECVEYCFRKIAEAKMQMEVPVSGGSSQSNTSTPDTVAHFNDERPNFEEHSHSDHDQPAEESLEGDITKLTGRQKRLFDLRLKMNEARKANQTAMVAEKKRMESPQESRGISKQKWLEERKKKIGKLLDSNGLDMTKAHMLDTQEAAEAKYKKWEKDPAPFGWDVFNQKTLYNAYKKRTKNVEVDLEEYNRLKEADPEFYRDASSLQYGKAPKVSEDKVERMVKELKDQEEKRKSFSRRRRFHEEKDIDSINDRNEHFNKKIERAFGKYTLEIKNNLERGTALPD